In Azospirillaceae bacterium, a genomic segment contains:
- a CDS encoding DNA polymerase III subunit gamma/tau codes for MTDQITLSPAAELSPSSGGAVYRVLARKYRPRNFDELIGQDALVRTLRNAIQSGRIHQAYMLTGVRGVGKTTTARIIARALNCVGPDGKGGPTVSPCGVCEQCVSIAQDRNVDVIEMDAASNTSVDNIREIIEGVRYAPAGARYKVYVIDEVHMLSRSAFNALLKTLEEPPPHVKFVFATTEIRKVPVTVLSRCQRFDLRRVDQGTLQAHFDRIAQQESVPVEAEALSLIARAADGSVRDGLSLLDQAIALGGGNVTGQQVRDMLGLADRTLVVDLFESTLSGRPADALAILDDLHKRGADPVVIAQDLLDFTHFLTRARVVPGTAQDQGIPEMERVRGGDLASKLGMPALARAWQILLKGLAEVQQAPVPMQALEMVLIRLAYAADLPNPGDLVRKVMEGGEIGRGGAPNGGGGAPTGGNGGGATARGSMMAGGTSNGGGAPMAVLRGGLAGAVQMAPAPTPAPVVEPALPPANPQNFREVAELFGARREGMIQGNLLSMVHLVKFEPGLIELRPTNMAMPNLAGQVGKMLTEWTGRRWMVTVSGAPGEATLSDQDRAAENRARDQAANSPVVQALLAAFPGAKMGTVRDLDQVAAAVAAKAAEEAALAPAFPSYGDGGMDAPDNPFFDAPPDMGEGDWEGDF; via the coding sequence GTGACCGATCAAATCACGCTTTCCCCCGCCGCCGAGCTGTCCCCGTCCTCCGGGGGCGCCGTCTATCGCGTGTTGGCGCGCAAGTACCGTCCCCGCAATTTCGATGAGCTGATCGGCCAGGATGCCCTGGTGCGCACCCTGCGCAACGCCATCCAGTCGGGGCGCATCCACCAGGCCTACATGCTGACCGGCGTGCGCGGCGTGGGCAAGACCACCACCGCCCGCATCATCGCCCGCGCCCTGAACTGCGTCGGGCCGGACGGCAAGGGCGGCCCCACCGTCAGCCCCTGCGGCGTGTGTGAGCAGTGCGTGTCCATCGCCCAGGACCGCAACGTCGATGTCATCGAGATGGACGCCGCCAGCAACACCTCGGTCGACAACATCCGTGAGATCATCGAGGGCGTGCGCTATGCCCCGGCCGGCGCCCGCTATAAAGTCTATGTGATCGACGAGGTCCACATGCTGTCGCGCAGCGCGTTCAACGCGCTGCTGAAGACGCTGGAGGAACCGCCGCCGCACGTGAAGTTCGTCTTCGCCACCACCGAGATCCGCAAGGTGCCGGTGACGGTGCTGTCGCGCTGCCAGCGTTTCGATTTGCGCCGGGTGGACCAGGGCACCTTGCAGGCCCATTTCGACCGGATCGCCCAGCAGGAATCGGTGCCGGTGGAGGCGGAGGCCTTGAGCCTGATCGCCCGCGCCGCCGATGGTTCCGTGCGTGACGGCCTGTCGCTGCTGGACCAGGCCATCGCCTTGGGCGGCGGCAATGTGACGGGCCAGCAGGTCCGCGACATGCTGGGCCTGGCCGACCGCACCCTGGTGGTCGACCTGTTCGAATCGACCCTCTCGGGCCGGCCGGCCGACGCGCTGGCCATCCTGGACGACCTGCATAAGCGTGGCGCCGACCCGGTGGTGATCGCGCAGGACCTGCTGGACTTCACCCATTTCCTGACCCGCGCCCGCGTGGTGCCCGGCACCGCCCAGGATCAGGGCATCCCGGAGATGGAGCGGGTGCGCGGCGGCGACCTGGCGTCCAAGCTGGGCATGCCGGCGCTGGCCCGCGCCTGGCAAATCCTGCTGAAGGGCTTGGCGGAGGTGCAGCAGGCGCCGGTGCCCATGCAGGCCCTGGAAATGGTGCTGATCCGCCTGGCTTACGCCGCCGACCTGCCCAACCCCGGCGACCTGGTGCGCAAGGTGATGGAAGGCGGGGAGATCGGCCGCGGCGGTGCCCCCAATGGCGGCGGTGGCGCGCCTACGGGCGGCAATGGCGGTGGCGCCACGGCGCGCGGCTCCATGATGGCCGGCGGCACGTCCAACGGCGGTGGCGCCCCCATGGCGGTGCTGCGCGGTGGCCTGGCGGGTGCGGTGCAGATGGCGCCGGCACCCACCCCCGCCCCGGTGGTCGAGCCGGCCCTGCCGCCGGCCAACCCGCAAAACTTCCGTGAGGTGGCGGAGCTGTTCGGCGCCCGGCGCGAGGGCATGATCCAGGGCAACCTGCTGAGCATGGTCCACCTGGTGAAGTTCGAACCGGGCTTGATCGAGTTGCGGCCCACCAACATGGCCATGCCCAACCTGGCGGGCCAGGTGGGCAAGATGCTGACGGAATGGACCGGCCGGCGCTGGATGGTCACCGTTTCCGGCGCGCCGGGCGAGGCGACGCTCAGCGACCAGGACCGCGCGGCGGAGAACCGCGCCCGTGACCAGGCGGCGAACAGCCCGGTGGTGCAGGCCCTGCTGGCGGCCTTCCCCGGCGCCAAGATGGGCACCGTGCGCGACCTGGACCAGGTGGCCGCCGCCGTCGCCGCGAAGGCGGCGGAAGAGGCCGCCCTCGCACCCGCCTTCCCTTCTTACGGCGATGGCGGTATGGATGCCCCCGACAACCCGTTTTTCGACGCGCCGCCCGACATGGGCGAAGGCGACTGGGAAGGAGATTTTTAG
- a CDS encoding YbaB/EbfC family nucleoid-associated protein, whose amino-acid sequence MKNIGQMMKQAQQMQAKMQEMQGKLGEIEAGGQAGAGMVSVVVNGKGELKKVKLDKSVVDPEEIEVLEDLLIAAFNDAKAKVEAHIAEETNKLMGGLKLPPGMKLPF is encoded by the coding sequence ATGAAAAACATCGGCCAGATGATGAAGCAGGCCCAGCAGATGCAGGCCAAGATGCAGGAAATGCAGGGCAAGCTGGGCGAGATCGAGGCCGGCGGCCAGGCGGGCGCCGGCATGGTCAGCGTCGTGGTCAACGGCAAGGGCGAGCTGAAGAAGGTGAAGCTCGACAAGTCCGTCGTCGACCCCGAGGAGATCGAGGTGCTGGAGGATCTGCTGATCGCCGCCTTCAACGACGCCAAGGCCAAGGTCGAGGCGCATATCGCCGAAGAGACCAACAAGCTGATGGGCGGCCTGAAGCTGCCCCCGGGCATGAAGCTGCCGTTCTGA
- the recR gene encoding recombination mediator RecR — MIGPEIDRLIQLLSRLPGLGPRSARRAALHLIKKRDQLMEPLAEALAAAAARIVTCPVCGNLDTAAPCGVCRDLARDRTTLCVVEEVGDLWALERTGAYRGLYHVLGGTLSALDGIGPDDLAVPGLLARAAQGADGAPVREVILALNATAGGQTTAHYLTDRLSGLNLTITRLAHGVPVGGELDYLDDGTLTAALRARRTLG, encoded by the coding sequence ATGATCGGCCCTGAAATCGACCGCCTGATACAGCTGTTGTCGCGCCTGCCGGGCCTGGGCCCGCGCTCGGCCCGCCGCGCCGCCCTGCACCTGATCAAGAAGCGCGACCAGCTGATGGAACCGCTGGCGGAGGCGTTGGCCGCCGCCGCCGCCCGCATCGTCACCTGTCCCGTCTGCGGCAACCTGGACACGGCCGCCCCCTGCGGCGTCTGCCGCGACCTGGCGCGCGACCGCACGACGCTGTGCGTGGTGGAGGAGGTGGGCGACCTCTGGGCCCTGGAACGTACGGGCGCCTATCGTGGCCTCTACCACGTGCTGGGCGGCACCCTGTCGGCCCTGGATGGCATCGGCCCCGACGACCTGGCGGTCCCAGGATTGCTGGCCCGCGCCGCGCAAGGGGCGGACGGCGCGCCCGTGCGCGAGGTCATCCTGGCGCTGAACGCCACCGCCGGCGGCCAGACCACCGCCCACTACCTGACCGACCGCCTGTCCGGCCTGAACCTGACCATCACCCGCCTGGCCCACGGCGTGCCGGTGGGGGGGGAGTTGGATTACCTGGACGACGGCACCCTCACCGCCGCGTTACGGGCGCGCCGGACGCTGGGGTGA
- a CDS encoding TonB family protein, which produces MRTSTGHAVVSGLLMVAICWPATKPKPTWAGEAVFAPVRPIERLVIKPSISPGVYLPPPDADAGPPPTARIDVSSFGKAPPRYPRRSIALKEEGRVVFSARCDADGWISEAMIRKSSGHERLEEAILVAARSHHWRCLPLKPGSGTLETRVELAYRFKLADVAKTKASPQRPARP; this is translated from the coding sequence ATGCGCACCAGCACCGGACACGCGGTCGTCAGTGGCCTGCTGATGGTGGCCATCTGCTGGCCGGCGACCAAGCCCAAACCCACGTGGGCGGGCGAAGCGGTGTTTGCGCCTGTCCGGCCAATCGAACGGCTCGTGATCAAGCCCAGTATATCCCCTGGCGTCTATCTTCCTCCTCCAGACGCTGACGCCGGCCCGCCACCGACGGCACGTATTGACGTTTCTTCCTTCGGGAAGGCGCCACCCCGCTATCCCCGGCGATCAATCGCGCTGAAGGAGGAAGGCCGCGTGGTTTTTTCCGCGCGCTGCGATGCGGATGGCTGGATATCGGAGGCGATGATCCGCAAAAGCAGCGGTCACGAGCGGTTGGAGGAGGCGATCCTGGTGGCCGCCCGATCCCACCATTGGCGATGCCTGCCGCTCAAGCCCGGAAGCGGCACCTTGGAGACCCGGGTAGAATTGGCCTATCGATTCAAGCTTGCCGACGTGGCCAAGACGAAGGCCTCACCCCAGCGTCCGGCGCGCCCGTAA
- a CDS encoding energy transducer TonB produces MKTRPEKAATLCLLLLAAACAAPAKPITAPADRTVAQFDLKSTFIREYPNESIRLGEEGDVKASALCNADGHITDSKILVSTGYKRLDNATLAMVAPSRCFPALDPATGQPIASWIPFAYHYALK; encoded by the coding sequence ATGAAAACCCGACCCGAAAAAGCCGCCACCCTCTGCCTGCTTCTGCTGGCGGCCGCGTGTGCGGCACCGGCCAAGCCCATCACGGCCCCCGCCGACAGGACCGTCGCCCAATTCGACCTGAAGTCGACATTCATCCGTGAATATCCCAACGAATCCATTCGGCTGGGAGAGGAAGGGGATGTAAAGGCAAGCGCGTTGTGCAACGCCGACGGCCATATCACGGACAGCAAGATCCTGGTAAGCACCGGCTACAAGCGCCTGGACAACGCCACCCTGGCCATGGTGGCGCCCTCCCGCTGTTTTCCCGCCCTTGATCCCGCGACAGGGCAGCCCATCGCGTCATGGATCCCCTTTGCGTATCACTACGCGCTCAAGTAG
- a CDS encoding TonB family protein, with amino-acid sequence MRTDHFRVCIAALCLVAVIAAPAWADAGAANDPAKGRIDAATFTPPDYPAASRDQGEEGRVTITVQCQADGRTSDPKVTESSGFEHLDNAVLASSATLRCIPGQDPATHAPVAGEISFRYRFKLDAGKVLPALDWASILKYSPRYPVHEFHGDHSNTIVASALLCGENGQITDAEIMLPSGAPAFDEAVVQAARAGQWHCTPGQDRGTQAPFATWVPMRWRFGVFSPTEHTASAQADGPPTSASLKLGAILDPESFTPPAYPEAALAAKEEGPVTVRFLCGLDGKVTDVQLTRPSTRPNLEAAMLAAAGSGTWRCMLTREYRGVVPAWGLYRYVFTRP; translated from the coding sequence ATGCGCACCGATCATTTCAGGGTCTGTATCGCCGCCCTCTGCCTCGTGGCCGTAATCGCCGCCCCCGCTTGGGCCGATGCCGGTGCGGCGAACGATCCCGCCAAGGGCCGGATCGATGCCGCCACCTTCACACCGCCGGACTATCCCGCCGCCTCCCGTGACCAGGGGGAGGAGGGGCGGGTCACCATCACCGTGCAGTGCCAAGCTGACGGACGGACAAGCGATCCCAAGGTGACCGAAAGCAGCGGCTTTGAGCACCTGGACAACGCGGTGCTGGCCTCCAGCGCCACCCTGCGCTGCATCCCCGGCCAGGATCCGGCCACGCACGCCCCGGTCGCCGGCGAGATCAGCTTCCGTTACCGGTTCAAGCTGGATGCCGGCAAGGTGCTGCCGGCGCTGGATTGGGCTTCCATATTGAAGTATTCGCCCCGCTATCCCGTTCACGAGTTTCACGGCGATCACAGCAACACCATTGTCGCCTCCGCCCTGCTGTGCGGGGAAAACGGCCAGATCACGGATGCGGAAATCATGCTGCCCAGCGGGGCACCGGCCTTCGACGAGGCGGTGGTGCAGGCCGCCAGGGCCGGCCAGTGGCATTGCACGCCGGGCCAGGATCGGGGCACCCAGGCCCCATTCGCCACCTGGGTGCCCATGCGCTGGCGCTTCGGCGTCTTTTCCCCGACGGAACACACCGCCAGCGCCCAGGCGGACGGACCGCCCACCTCAGCCTCATTAAAGCTGGGCGCGATACTGGATCCGGAAAGCTTCACCCCGCCGGCCTACCCCGAGGCGGCACTGGCGGCCAAGGAGGAGGGCCCCGTCACCGTCCGGTTCCTGTGCGGCCTGGACGGCAAGGTGACGGATGTCCAGCTGACGCGCCCATCCACCCGGCCCAACCTGGAGGCCGCGATGCTGGCCGCCGCCGGCAGTGGCACGTGGCGCTGCATGCTGACGCGGGAGTATCGGGGCGTCGTGCCCGCCTGGGGGCTCTACCGTTATGTTTTCACCCGCCCCTGA
- a CDS encoding TonB family protein: MRPNLLPFPILLLTAACAAGGPPPAPDPKTPPKLDAVSFTKWQPIYPSASVRQGEQGAVAVAMLCDEDGHITDGQVMVSSGFPRLDASVEQGAKANRWRCTPGLNLATQKPFAAWGAFRYHFRLGRPDTSTPSAPEDGSAPYAHIGAVLDPQSFTPPPYPGQAAAPHEPGQAAIRFLCGVDGKIIRAEPLSSPGTAPALTDALVAAAQGGGWRCLPGTDSTTKAPMEAWGFYRYTFK, translated from the coding sequence ATGCGGCCCAACCTTCTTCCCTTTCCTATCCTGTTGCTGACCGCCGCCTGCGCCGCCGGTGGCCCGCCACCGGCACCGGACCCCAAGACACCGCCGAAGCTGGACGCCGTCAGTTTTACCAAATGGCAGCCCATCTACCCGAGCGCCTCGGTCAGGCAGGGGGAACAGGGCGCGGTCGCCGTCGCCATGCTGTGTGATGAGGATGGCCATATCACGGACGGCCAAGTCATGGTGTCCAGCGGTTTTCCACGCCTGGATGCGTCGGTGGAACAGGGGGCCAAGGCGAACCGGTGGCGGTGCACGCCCGGACTGAACCTGGCGACCCAGAAGCCGTTCGCCGCCTGGGGGGCATTCCGTTATCACTTCAGATTGGGGCGGCCGGACACATCCACCCCATCCGCCCCGGAAGATGGATCCGCCCCCTACGCCCATATCGGCGCGGTACTGGACCCACAAAGCTTCACGCCCCCACCCTATCCCGGGCAGGCCGCGGCCCCCCATGAGCCGGGGCAGGCGGCCATCCGTTTCCTGTGCGGCGTGGACGGGAAGATCATACGGGCCGAACCCCTGTCCTCCCCCGGCACCGCGCCCGCGTTGACGGACGCCCTGGTGGCGGCCGCGCAAGGGGGAGGTTGGCGATGCCTTCCCGGGACGGACAGCACGACCAAGGCGCCGATGGAGGCCTGGGGCTTCTATCGCTACACCTTCAAATAA
- a CDS encoding TonB family protein has product MPTLLLLAGCAQHAGPPTTAPPSHVDHNAPLAADGPKLDPASLMRAVPSFPWVAAHQGETGTVTVALLCMPDGRVTDAEMMDGSGSDRLDAAALAAAESGKWRCMPGAVPQTRPAWITVRYSFKLRDRKDGAAPPPDVAPGGPLGAPSAVPGPTPPPRPALGARIDDDTVIPPPYPADALPTRERGNVPFKFLCGTDGRVLDAQLTQPAATSVHPHLDAAVLAAAQAGAWRCSPSKRPDDHQPMESWGFDRLSFTAPDADAPDVDTAEIDPSTLRRADYTIDAAQAGEEGRVIVSFLCGVNERLGDFKITQSSGHPRLDAAVLATLRSAEARCVPAASRATSRIQVAPGFHEVNFQLGPTPPQPGDAPLIDFRSALAAPPAFPTKGWPKDTTASLTVASLCGPEGTLLDNVLLEGSGHPDLDAAFLAATNSGLWRCYPARLRSTGVAVATWIAVKQRFGGPETEPRLEPVPMGAVLDPQSVLPPPDAPGPQRSRPKAWLRFRCGASGRILDADLFRSSGDPRLDADLMAQARSGKWHCLPYHNPESGAPMESWGFFPYAGPTP; this is encoded by the coding sequence TTGCCCACCCTGCTCCTGCTGGCCGGTTGTGCCCAGCATGCCGGACCGCCGACCACGGCACCGCCGTCGCATGTCGATCACAACGCCCCCCTGGCCGCCGACGGCCCCAAGCTGGACCCGGCGTCGCTGATGCGGGCGGTTCCGTCGTTTCCCTGGGTGGCGGCACACCAGGGGGAAACGGGCACGGTCACCGTGGCACTGCTGTGCATGCCGGATGGACGGGTCACGGATGCCGAGATGATGGACGGCAGCGGTTCGGACCGGCTGGACGCGGCCGCCTTGGCGGCGGCGGAAAGCGGAAAATGGCGCTGCATGCCCGGTGCCGTTCCCCAGACCAGACCCGCCTGGATCACGGTGCGTTACTCCTTCAAGCTGCGGGACCGGAAGGACGGGGCGGCGCCCCCGCCCGATGTCGCGCCCGGCGGCCCCCTGGGCGCCCCCTCCGCTGTGCCAGGGCCCACACCCCCGCCGCGACCGGCGCTGGGTGCCCGCATCGACGACGACACCGTCATCCCGCCCCCCTACCCCGCCGACGCCCTGCCGACGCGGGAGCGCGGCAACGTGCCCTTCAAGTTCCTGTGCGGTACCGACGGCCGCGTGCTGGACGCGCAACTGACCCAGCCGGCCGCCACCTCCGTGCACCCCCACCTTGACGCCGCGGTCCTGGCGGCGGCGCAGGCGGGCGCCTGGCGCTGCTCTCCCTCCAAGCGGCCCGACGACCACCAGCCTATGGAATCCTGGGGCTTCGACCGGCTTTCCTTCACCGCCCCTGACGCGGACGCTCCTGACGTGGATACCGCCGAAATCGACCCCAGCACCCTCCGCCGTGCCGACTACACCATCGATGCCGCCCAGGCCGGCGAAGAGGGCCGGGTGATCGTCAGTTTCCTCTGCGGCGTGAACGAGCGGCTGGGTGATTTCAAGATCACCCAATCCTCCGGCCACCCCCGCCTGGACGCGGCGGTGCTGGCCACCCTGCGGTCCGCCGAGGCGCGATGCGTGCCCGCGGCGTCACGCGCCACCAGCCGCATCCAGGTGGCGCCCGGTTTCCACGAGGTCAATTTCCAGCTGGGGCCGACGCCGCCGCAGCCGGGGGATGCACCCCTGATCGATTTCCGATCCGCGCTGGCCGCCCCACCGGCCTTCCCAACCAAGGGATGGCCGAAGGACACCACGGCCAGTCTGACCGTCGCCAGCCTGTGCGGCCCCGAGGGGACCTTGCTGGACAACGTGCTGTTGGAAGGCAGCGGCCATCCGGATCTGGACGCGGCGTTCCTGGCCGCCACCAACTCGGGCCTATGGCGCTGCTATCCGGCACGCCTGCGTTCCACGGGTGTGGCCGTCGCCACCTGGATCGCGGTGAAGCAACGCTTCGGCGGCCCGGAAACGGAGCCCCGGCTGGAGCCCGTGCCCATGGGGGCCGTCCTGGACCCGCAGTCCGTCCTGCCGCCGCCCGACGCGCCGGGCCCCCAGCGCAGCCGGCCCAAGGCCTGGCTGCGCTTCCGCTGCGGCGCCAGCGGCCGCATCCTGGACGCCGACCTATTCCGCAGTTCCGGCGACCCGCGCCTGGACGCCGATCTGATGGCCCAGGCACGCTCCGGCAAATGGCACTGCTTGCCCTACCACAACCCCGAGAGCGGGGCGCCCATGGAGTCCTGGGGCTTCTTCCCCTATGCCGGTCCAACGCCATGA
- the def gene encoding peptide deformylase, translating into MALLPILTVPDARLKKKAAPIANVDGRVVKLMDDMLETMYKAPGIGLAAPQIGLLERIIVVDVSEHKEGAKEPIAMANPELLWLSDETCVHNEGCLSIPEVYADVVRPTQIRVRYVDRAGSVQERDCDDLLARCIQHEVDHLNGVLFIDHLSSLKRNMIMRKMTKAAKG; encoded by the coding sequence ATGGCCTTATTGCCCATCCTGACCGTTCCCGACGCCCGCCTGAAGAAGAAGGCCGCCCCCATCGCCAATGTCGACGGCCGCGTCGTGAAGCTGATGGATGACATGCTGGAGACCATGTACAAGGCCCCCGGCATCGGCCTGGCTGCCCCGCAGATCGGTCTGCTGGAACGCATCATCGTCGTGGACGTGTCGGAGCATAAGGAAGGGGCGAAGGAGCCCATCGCCATGGCGAATCCGGAGCTGCTGTGGCTGTCGGACGAAACCTGCGTCCATAATGAGGGCTGCCTGTCCATTCCCGAGGTCTACGCCGACGTGGTGCGGCCGACGCAGATCCGCGTGCGCTACGTCGACCGCGCCGGCAGCGTGCAGGAACGCGACTGCGACGACCTGCTGGCCCGCTGCATCCAGCATGAGGTCGATCACCTGAACGGCGTGCTGTTCATCGACCATCTGTCCTCGCTGAAGCGCAACATGATCATGCGCAAGATGACCAAGGCGGCGAAGGGTTAA
- the fmt gene encoding methionyl-tRNA formyltransferase has translation MTRLRLAFMGTPDFSVPVLDALVDAGHEIACVYSQPPRPAGRGHKEQLTPVHARAQALGLPVRTPRTLRNEQAQGEFRDLGLDAAVVVAYGLILPQPVLDAPRLGCLNIHASLLPRWRGAAPIQRAVLAGDAESGVTIMQMEAGLDTGPMLLEERVAITPHMTASQLHDTLSPMGARLIVTALDRLNAGDLPATVQPEAGVTYAAKLAKEEGRLDFTKPATELDRQVRALTPWPGTWFEAGAEKIKVLAAEPVAGTGAPGTLLDADLTVACGEGALRLITVQRPGKGPVEGAAFLRGFPHAVGGRIAD, from the coding sequence ATGACCCGCCTGCGCCTTGCCTTCATGGGCACGCCCGACTTTTCCGTTCCGGTGCTAGACGCCCTGGTGGATGCCGGGCATGAGATCGCCTGCGTCTATAGCCAGCCGCCGCGCCCCGCCGGCCGGGGGCACAAGGAACAGCTGACGCCGGTGCATGCCCGCGCCCAGGCCCTGGGCCTGCCGGTGCGCACGCCCCGCACCCTGCGTAATGAGCAGGCGCAGGGTGAGTTCCGCGACCTGGGCCTGGATGCCGCCGTGGTGGTGGCCTATGGCCTGATCCTGCCGCAGCCGGTGCTGGACGCGCCGCGCCTGGGCTGCCTGAACATCCATGCCTCCCTGCTGCCGCGCTGGCGCGGGGCGGCCCCCATCCAGCGCGCCGTCCTGGCCGGCGATGCGGAAAGCGGCGTCACCATCATGCAGATGGAGGCCGGGCTGGACACCGGCCCCATGCTGCTGGAGGAGCGTGTCGCCATCACCCCGCACATGACCGCCAGCCAGTTGCACGACACCCTGTCGCCCATGGGCGCCCGGCTGATCGTCACGGCGCTGGACCGGCTGAACGCCGGTGACCTGCCCGCCACGGTGCAGCCGGAGGCGGGCGTGACCTACGCCGCCAAGCTGGCCAAGGAGGAAGGGCGCCTGGATTTCACCAAGCCCGCCACCGAGCTGGACCGCCAGGTGCGGGCGCTGACCCCCTGGCCCGGCACCTGGTTCGAGGCGGGTGCTGAGAAGATCAAGGTGCTGGCGGCGGAGCCTGTGGCCGGCACCGGTGCGCCCGGCACCTTGCTGGATGCCGACCTGACCGTGGCCTGTGGCGAGGGCGCCCTGCGCCTCATCACCGTGCAGCGGCCGGGCAAGGGCCCCGTTGAGGGGGCCGCCTTCCTGCGCGGCTTCCCGCACGCCGTGGGCGGCCGGATCGCCGACTGA
- the truA gene encoding tRNA pseudouridine(38-40) synthase TruA: MARWKLTVEYDGRPYQGWQLQPHGPSVQACLEEAIRRFSGEVVRVHAAGRTDAGVHALGQVCHFDLEKPTKADTVRDALNFHLRPEPIAVVRVEAVDDDFHARLSCKGRAYLYRIVNRRAPLALDIGRAWHVLVPLDAEAMNEGAQRLVGHHDFTSFRASLCQAKSPVKTLNLLTVTRVGEEIHMVARARSFLHHQIRNMIGTLRQVGEGKWTPDDVTQALEARNRAAAGQTAPPDGLYFTEAWYE, from the coding sequence ATGGCCCGCTGGAAACTTACCGTCGAATATGACGGCCGGCCCTACCAGGGCTGGCAGTTGCAGCCGCACGGCCCCTCCGTCCAGGCCTGCCTGGAGGAAGCCATCCGCCGCTTCTCGGGTGAGGTGGTGCGGGTGCATGCCGCCGGCCGCACCGACGCCGGTGTCCACGCCCTGGGCCAGGTCTGCCATTTCGACCTGGAGAAGCCCACCAAGGCCGACACCGTGCGCGACGCCCTGAACTTCCACCTGCGGCCCGAACCCATCGCCGTGGTGAGGGTGGAGGCGGTGGACGACGACTTCCACGCCCGCCTGTCCTGCAAGGGCCGCGCCTATCTCTACCGCATCGTCAACCGTCGGGCACCGCTGGCGCTGGATATCGGCCGCGCCTGGCATGTGCTGGTCCCGCTGGATGCCGAGGCCATGAACGAAGGTGCCCAGCGCCTGGTAGGCCATCACGATTTCACCAGCTTCCGCGCCAGCCTCTGCCAGGCCAAAAGCCCGGTGAAGACGCTGAACCTGTTGACCGTCACCCGCGTGGGCGAGGAGATCCACATGGTGGCCCGCGCCCGCTCCTTCCTGCACCACCAGATCCGCAACATGATCGGCACCCTGCGCCAGGTGGGTGAGGGCAAGTGGACGCCGGATGATGTCACCCAGGCGCTGGAGGCGCGCAACCGCGCCGCCGCCGGCCAGACGGCGCCACCCGACGGGCTCTATTTCACTGAGGCGTGGTACGAGTAG
- the dapE gene encoding succinyl-diaminopimelate desuccinylase produces the protein MGAASPAVDAADPVALAQALIRCASVTPADAGALGILQGVLEDLGFTCHRLTFTEEGTAPVENLYARLGTDGPNFCFAGHTDVVPAGDEAAWSVGPFAGDIIDGRLFGRGASDMKGAIAAFIAAFARHQAAGLPTTGSVSLLITGDEEGPSINGTRKVLGWLQERGEALDACLVGEPTNPQTLGQMMKIGRRGSVTFTLTSLGAQGHVAYPHLADNPLPRLAQALARLSGEPLDEGTPHFQPSSLQITTIDVGNPTTNIIPAKGTAVLNIRFNDLHTPTSLEARVRGVLADVGGTWDVKVAVSGDAFLTPPGQLSGIVSQAVQSVTGLAPELSTSGGTSDARFIKNHCPVVEFGGVGASMHKVDEHIVVDDLVRLTDIYGRVLADWFAATGTKAA, from the coding sequence ATGGGTGCCGCCTCTCCGGCCGTCGATGCCGCCGACCCCGTGGCCCTGGCGCAGGCGTTGATCCGCTGCGCCAGCGTCACGCCCGCCGACGCCGGCGCGCTGGGGATATTGCAGGGGGTGCTGGAGGATCTGGGCTTCACCTGCCACCGCCTGACCTTCACGGAGGAGGGTACCGCACCGGTGGAGAACCTGTACGCCCGCCTCGGCACCGACGGCCCCAACTTCTGCTTCGCCGGCCACACCGACGTGGTGCCGGCGGGGGATGAGGCGGCGTGGAGCGTGGGGCCCTTCGCCGGCGACATCATCGACGGCCGGCTGTTCGGCCGGGGCGCTTCGGACATGAAGGGCGCCATCGCCGCCTTTATCGCCGCTTTCGCCCGGCATCAGGCCGCAGGATTGCCCACGACCGGCAGCGTCAGCCTGCTGATCACCGGAGATGAGGAAGGACCGTCCATCAACGGTACCCGCAAGGTGCTGGGCTGGTTGCAGGAGAGGGGGGAGGCGTTGGACGCCTGCCTGGTGGGGGAGCCCACCAACCCGCAGACGCTGGGCCAGATGATGAAGATCGGCCGGCGCGGCAGCGTCACCTTCACCCTCACCAGCCTGGGCGCCCAGGGCCACGTGGCCTATCCCCACCTGGCTGACAACCCCCTGCCCCGCCTGGCCCAGGCGCTGGCCCGCCTGTCGGGCGAACCGCTGGACGAGGGCACGCCCCATTTCCAGCCCAGCAGCCTGCAAATCACCACCATCGACGTGGGCAACCCCACCACCAACATCATCCCGGCCAAGGGCACCGCCGTCCTCAACATCCGCTTCAACGACCTGCACACCCCCACCAGCCTGGAGGCCCGGGTGCGCGGCGTCCTGGCGGACGTGGGCGGTACCTGGGATGTGAAGGTGGCGGTCAGCGGCGATGCCTTCCTGACCCCGCCGGGGCAATTGAGCGGGATCGTTTCGCAGGCGGTTCAATCGGTGACGGGCCTGGCCCCGGAACTCAGCACCAGCGGCGGCACGTCGGACGCCCGCTTCATCAAGAACCATTGCCCGGTGGTGGAGTTCGGCGGCGTGGGCGCCAGCATGCACAAGGTGGACGAACACATCGTGGTCGATGACCTGGTGCGGCTGACCGACATCTACGGCCGCGTGCTGGCCGACTGGTTCGCGGCAACCGGGACGAAGGCCGCATGA